The following DNA comes from Candidatus Poribacteria bacterium.
AGTGGAACTTTCTTGGCACATCCTGCCTGATCGAACTGCAAAGTATAATTAAAAAATCGAACCGCAAGGAAAATTAAAAACATGGAGAAAGTTCGACTTGGTTATATCGGCTGTGGATTCATGGCACAGAAGGTCCACATCCCGAATTTTACAAGCATTCCTGACTGTGAACTCATCGGGCTTGCAGAGGTGCGATCCGAACTCGGTAAAAAAGTCCAAAGCCGTTTCGGTATCCGGCACCTTTATCGGGACCATGAAGAACTTGCACAAAACGTTGATATTGAGGCGGTTGCTGTCTCCGCGGACTTCGCATTACAAGGCGAGATCGCGAAGGATCTCCTTTTAGCTGGCAAGCATGTCTTCATGGAAAAACCGATGGCGGTTTCCACTGAACAAGCCGAGGCAATTGTGGCGGCATCACAGAAGTCTGGGAAGAAGTTGATGGTCGGCTATATGAAGCGTTACGATGCCGGAAACGAGATTGTCAAGTCACGGGTCTCACAGTTTCGAGAAACCGGTGAACTCGGACGCTTGACTTACGCCAGAAATCATGGCTTCGGTGGGGATTGGGTGTGTAATCTTGATACCCACATGGACGGGACAGCAGAGGCAAAACCGGGCGCACCTGCCAAAACGCCAGAATGGATACCGGAGCAGTGGCGCGGTTCCTATTTGGGATACCTCCAGCAGTATACACACAATATCAATCTGATGCGTTGGTTCCTCGATGCGGGTGATAAAGTCACTGTCAAAGCTGTTGATTTAGACGCGAACGGATATTCCGGTGTTGTTATCTTTGATATGGACGGTATTCGTGTAACGCTGGAGACCGGGCATGTTTCACACTACCGTTGGGACGAGCATAGCCAAATCTATTTTGAGAATGGTTGGGTTCATACGTGGGCACCGCCGTTGCTCTTGAAAAACACACCTGCCGAGGTTGAAATCTACCGCGCTGGGGAGGAACAGGAGATCACGCGCCCGATTCCGAGACCGAGTTGGACGTGGGCATATCACAGGGAAGCGGAATACTTTGTCGCAAATGTTCGTAACGATGAACCCTTCCGTTCTTCAGCCGAAGATACACTCACCGATGTCAGACTTTTTGAGGACATCTACCGAATCTTTGTCGAACAGCAGAAATAGTTGTCAGTTATCAGTTATCAGTTGTCAGTTAAAGAGGTCTGAACTGTGATTGATGAGATTACCAGATTTACAGGGATTAGATGTTCTTGTAATCATGGTAAATCTTAAAATCATAAGTATCTGGGTTCAGACTACTATTTTCTAAGCAGGATCTCCGTACTATTTATATTCACCGCGGGTTCGTAATTTTCCTGCAGGTATTCCGCAATCAACGGATGCCGTTCCTCAACGCGAATACCGTCAACGGCATCGAACCAACCCCCTGTTTTAAAAATCACCAAACGCGTTTTATCTCGTTCAAGAGCCTCAATAACCTCTTGCTGCATTGCGGGTGTTGATGCGTATGAGACCTGATGGAATCGGGTGACACCCAGTCGATTCGCGAAAAAATAGTAAGCACCCTGACTCGTAAAATCGAAAATCTTTTCGTTCTCTGCCGTGTTTTCCTTAATATAGGCGACGACCTTTTGAATCTGTTCAACTTGGTCATCTGGAATGTCCACCCCTCCCGCGCGCACTAATTCCTGCGCTACGGTGCTTTGCTTGAACGGATTCTGGCGCAAGCGTTGCCATTTTCCATTGAAGCCCGCCAAGGGTTGATGCGCTTCCCCAACGTACCAACAGAATATCGCTATCGGAATTAGCACCCATGCTGCCTTCAATGCATTGTGCCAAGGTCTCTCGCCTTTTAAAGCACGAAACATCGAAAAAATACCACCTTCCAGTGGAAACAGGCAGAGCAGCCATAAGAAGGTCGCGCCGTAAATCAGGTGACCACCATCTGAACGTCCCAGTGCTGTCCGGAAGAATGCGATACCGCCGAGGAGTAAGAGAAGAAGTTTCATCGTGTTGGCTGAATGCGTGCCGGATAGTCCCCGGTATGTCAAGTAGGCTGCGACAATCAGAAAGATACAGATCGGCAGATACCACCGAAACCCTTCACTGAAGATGAAGGCGTGCCACCCATCTGTTGACAATAGCGCAAGCGTTTTCGATAAAGACGGAAAGGCGAGTCCCCACGTTGCGAGTTGATAACGACACTGGATATAAGAATTCCAGATGACATCGTCCAAGGCACCATGGGACAAGAAGTAGATGCCTACCGAGAGAAAACCTACCAACACCCCGCAACCATAACTGATTAAGGGGCCCAGGTATTCTGTCACCCTTACCACTTGCTGACGAGGTTTGTAACCTCGCCCTCCTCTGCTCTCTGTTCCAAAGCCGCCTTGTAATACATATATAACCAGAAACAATCCGATGGCACCCAGTGTGTAGAGTCCAACTTCAGTGCTATACCAGAATGCGAAACTCGTAGAAAGCCCAGCGAGGAGTAATTTCCATACATAGGTAGGGACCTTGTTCGTGCGAGTCTCTTGGAAGTGTGTAAGGGAATTCGCTACGAAGGCGAAACTAATTAAGCCGAGACTATGCCGTGGAGATACCCAGAACTGGGTTCCAGAAGCGATAACCACACATAAGAAGGCAACCAAGAATCTACTTCGGAATACTTGCAAACCGAGCACATAGAGAGCGACATAACCGAGCGGAGCCAATATATCCTCCATTAAACGCACACCAAATAAGGTTGGTTCAAAGAGTTGACTGCCAATCCATGCCAAGTAAGCGTTTTGGAAGAGTCCGTGCTGAATATAGATATCTCGAAACGGGACTCCGCCGCGTAGCATTTCATTGAGAGGCGCGAGCCGCTCACCCTCGTGGAATAAGTCTATGTTGCCGTGAATACTCGCGGAATAGGTAAGGAGATAGATGAAAATCGGAAGGATAATGTACTCAAGTCCACCACGCCAAATCTTTGTGGTCCTGTAGCTTATAGGAGCGGAGGCACCATCCGTTTCATTGGCGAAGTTCCCACCCTTTTCATTGGCGAGGCTTCCCTCTTTTTCGCTGGCGAGGTTTTTAGCCTCGCCCATGTCATCCGAAACATCCGAATTCCACAGTGTAGGGAAGTACCGTAGGTAGAGTAGTGCCAATTTGAGCAGGATGGATAAACCGATCGGTAGCAGTAAGCCTATCAGGATACCCTGACCGATGTGGTAGACCTGTAACCAACAGAGCCACAACGGAATTGATGCCAACGCGTTTGCTTTCAGCACACGCTGTATCGGTTGTGCGGTTCGTTCAGCACACCAGCGTGAAAACACGCACCATCCGAACCAGTATAAACATATTACTATTGGAATGCCGAGCAGTGCCAGCAGATAGAAGAAGTATTCCTGTTGTTTCGGGTACTCGTTAGCACTGAGCCATCCGACAACACCGGAATTTGAGTGATATTCAAAAACGAGGATTTTACTGAGGGTTATTCCTAAGGCAATCGCAAGGGAGGCAGCAGAAAACGTGATAAGTCCAACATAGGGCTTAAGAGCGGGGGATTTGACAACGCGCATGTCCGGCATAAATTGCCGACTTTTGTAGAGCAAGTTTTGGTTTGCAAGCTGCACCAAAAAGACTCGCAAGCGTTGCATGGTTCTCGCCTCACTATAAAACTAAAGCACAGACCTGTTGTGATCTTTAATGGACAATTTGAAGCGTGGAGGAAATCGTTCTGCTGTGTTAAGTTTCTTTAAATGCGCCCTCGACTTCAACAAAATCTTTCGCGGTTTCATCCCACGCAAAAGCCTTTACCGC
Coding sequences within:
- a CDS encoding Gfo/Idh/MocA family oxidoreductase is translated as MEKVRLGYIGCGFMAQKVHIPNFTSIPDCELIGLAEVRSELGKKVQSRFGIRHLYRDHEELAQNVDIEAVAVSADFALQGEIAKDLLLAGKHVFMEKPMAVSTEQAEAIVAASQKSGKKLMVGYMKRYDAGNEIVKSRVSQFRETGELGRLTYARNHGFGGDWVCNLDTHMDGTAEAKPGAPAKTPEWIPEQWRGSYLGYLQQYTHNINLMRWFLDAGDKVTVKAVDLDANGYSGVVIFDMDGIRVTLETGHVSHYRWDEHSQIYFENGWVHTWAPPLLLKNTPAEVEIYRAGEEQEITRPIPRPSWTWAYHREAEYFVANVRNDEPFRSSAEDTLTDVRLFEDIYRIFVEQQK